In one window of Acidobacteriota bacterium DNA:
- a CDS encoding acetate--CoA ligase family protein, protein MDQSKGMKSLDSILRPRSVAVIGASRKKQTIGREIIHNLIEYEFNGKVFPVNPNTPVIHSMKSYPSICDVPDDVDLAIIVVPKEKVLRVVDECGQKGVKGLIVITAGFKEAGKGGAILEEKLKHKVKEFGMRMVGPNCMGVINTEADIRLDASFAASTPPYGKVGFISQSGALGEAILANAKYLNLGVSMFVSMGNKTDVSGNDLLEYWEDDENVHLILMYLESFGNPRKFTNIARRITKKKPIIAVKSGRTAQGAQAASSHTGSMVGGLDIATESLLEQCGVIRVSSMREMFTLATAFSNQPIPGGNRVAIVTNAGGPAILATDACVSLGLKLTSFEPKTTERLKKVLPSEASVANPVDMIASSDARVYSHTLDIVKKDKNVDGLIVIFVSPVMIDAYEVAKSIIAAAKGWNKPMLSCFMGKQRSEEGIEELKKNRIPVYSFPEEAALALAAMNRYRILKERQIGNTATFEVDRKTVASIIARASRQKRNFLHEWEVEGILKAYGLPVAPSRIVASAAEAIDFSIGIGYPVVLKAISPLFSHKTDVGGVKLDLRNADDVGMAYREIMKTLGTKDKNLKIKVQRMIKGGKEVIIGVTHDAQFGPVLMFGLGGIYVEIMKDMSTRIHPITDVDADEMISSIRSYPLLKGVRGEKGVNVALIKESLLRISQLVTDFQEIKEMDINPFIVSESREDCMIVDARLTLH, encoded by the coding sequence GTGGACCAGTCAAAGGGAATGAAGTCGCTTGATTCCATCCTTAGGCCGCGATCCGTAGCGGTGATAGGTGCTTCTCGCAAGAAGCAAACCATTGGCAGGGAGATAATCCACAATCTCATCGAGTATGAGTTCAATGGAAAGGTCTTTCCGGTCAATCCCAACACACCTGTCATCCACTCTATGAAGTCCTACCCATCCATCTGCGACGTGCCGGATGACGTGGACCTTGCAATCATCGTTGTCCCCAAGGAAAAAGTTCTCCGCGTCGTGGACGAATGCGGACAAAAGGGGGTAAAGGGGCTTATCGTCATCACGGCAGGATTCAAGGAGGCGGGAAAAGGGGGAGCCATCCTCGAGGAAAAGCTCAAGCATAAGGTTAAAGAGTTTGGAATGAGGATGGTGGGTCCCAATTGTATGGGTGTCATCAATACAGAGGCGGATATAAGGCTCGATGCTTCATTTGCGGCTTCGACCCCTCCCTATGGGAAGGTTGGATTCATCTCTCAGAGCGGTGCCCTGGGCGAGGCTATTCTGGCCAACGCCAAGTACCTGAATCTCGGAGTCTCCATGTTCGTCAGCATGGGCAACAAAACGGACGTTTCCGGTAATGATCTCCTTGAATACTGGGAGGATGACGAAAATGTTCATCTCATCCTTATGTACCTGGAATCCTTCGGAAATCCTAGAAAATTTACCAATATTGCGAGGAGGATCACAAAAAAGAAGCCCATCATCGCGGTGAAATCGGGAAGAACCGCTCAAGGAGCGCAGGCGGCTTCATCTCATACAGGGTCCATGGTTGGCGGCCTTGACATAGCCACTGAGTCTCTACTGGAACAGTGCGGTGTGATAAGAGTCTCTTCCATGAGAGAGATGTTCACTCTGGCTACGGCATTTTCCAACCAACCCATTCCTGGAGGAAACAGAGTTGCCATCGTCACGAATGCGGGGGGTCCTGCCATCCTTGCCACGGATGCTTGCGTGAGCCTCGGACTCAAACTTACCTCCTTTGAGCCAAAGACCACCGAACGACTTAAGAAGGTCCTCCCTTCAGAAGCGAGCGTGGCCAATCCCGTCGACATGATAGCCAGCTCCGATGCAAGGGTCTATTCCCATACCCTTGATATCGTCAAGAAAGATAAGAATGTCGACGGGCTCATCGTCATTTTCGTCTCTCCGGTGATGATTGATGCCTATGAAGTGGCCAAGAGCATCATCGCCGCGGCGAAGGGATGGAATAAACCGATGCTCTCCTGCTTTATGGGGAAGCAGAGAAGCGAAGAAGGAATCGAGGAGCTAAAGAAGAACAGGATCCCTGTCTATTCCTTTCCGGAAGAGGCGGCCCTCGCTCTGGCAGCAATGAACAGATACAGAATTCTGAAGGAGAGACAGATTGGAAACACCGCCACCTTCGAAGTCGACAGGAAAACCGTTGCCAGTATCATCGCCAGAGCAAGCAGGCAGAAGAGAAATTTTCTCCATGAGTGGGAGGTCGAAGGGATCCTGAAAGCTTATGGATTGCCCGTGGCCCCTTCGAGGATAGTTGCCAGTGCGGCGGAGGCCATAGATTTTTCAATAGGGATCGGGTATCCCGTCGTCTTGAAGGCGATCTCACCTCTGTTTTCTCACAAGACGGATGTGGGCGGGGTCAAGCTTGATCTCAGGAATGCAGACGATGTGGGAATGGCCTATCGCGAGATAATGAAAACGCTTGGCACGAAGGATAAGAATCTGAAGATCAAGGTCCAGAGAATGATCAAGGGGGGCAAAGAGGTCATCATCGGTGTTACTCACGACGCGCAATTCGGCCCGGTTCTAATGTTCGGGCTCGGCGGCATATACGTCGAGATTATGAAGGACATGAGTACTCGCATTCACCCTATTACCGATGTTGATGCCGACGAGATGATCTCCTCCATCCGTTCCTATCCTCTCCTCAAAGGAGTTAGAGGAGAGAAGGGAGTCAACGTGGCTCTCATAAAGGAATCGCTACTGCGGATCTCCCAGCTTGTCACCGATTTCCAGGAGATCAAGGAGATGGATATAAATCCCTTCATCGTCTCGGAATCGCGAGAGGACTGCATGATCGTTGATGCTCGTCTCACCCTCCATTAG